From a region of the Sphaerodactylus townsendi isolate TG3544 linkage group LG09, MPM_Stown_v2.3, whole genome shotgun sequence genome:
- the LOC125438713 gene encoding uncharacterized protein LOC125438713, with translation MATRKATAENKSLKVTMSQGTATPEKNMEHDPRLEQLLEKMMNSQNEIKDQLGMLRQEMTDIKKEMTQFKKIDDTLNQIKRALKDNTEHTNEVEDKLETLKERFEIQLDNSAMLEYRQKETYLRIRGFPEVDRENLEERMNPILSMIWKIDERDVNREVDRMYRVNSKIAKDRKLPRDIVINFTRKLLRDQILHYHSANKLQVDGKDLIILKEIPVSIRRKRKDYEGLVDILRLNEINFRWNIPEGLFFQYNGKNYNITTVSKAQEFMARNKKNLKGLCQ, from the coding sequence ATGGCTACAAGAAAAGCAACTGCTGAGAATAAAAGCCTTAAGGTAACGATGAGCCAAGGAACTGCCACTCCTGAGAAAAATATGGAACATGACCCAAGATTAGAACAATTATTAGAAAAGATGATGAATtcccaaaatgaaataaaagatcAGCTGGGAATGTTAAGACAGGAAATGACTGATATTAAGAAAGAAATGACTCAATTTAAAAAGATAGATGACACTCTGAACCAAATTAAAAGAGCGTTAAAAGACAATACTGAACACACCAATGAGGTGGAGGATAAATTAGAAACTCTGAAAGAACGATTTGAGATTCAGCTGGATAACTCAGCCATGCTGGAATACAGACAAAAGGAAACTTATTTACGTATACGTGGCTTCCCAGAGGTTGACAGGGAAAATTTGGAAGAACGCATGAATCCGATACTGAGTATGATTTGGAAGATTGACGAAAGAGATGTAAATAGAGAAGTGGATAGAATGTATCGGGTGAATTCGAAAATAGCCAAAGACAGAAAACTTCCTAGAGACATTGTCATTAACTTTACAAGAAAACTCCTACGTGATCAGATACTGCATTATCACTCAGCTAACAAACTTCAAGTGGATGGCAAGGACTTAATCATACTGAAAGAAATTCCAGTGTCTATCAGGAGGAAACGAAAAGACTATGAGGGCTTGGTGGACATTTTACGCCTCAATGAAATTAATTTTCGATGGAACATCCCAGAAGGACTTTTCTTTCAATACAATGGAAAAAACTATAATATAACAACAGTTTCTAAAGCCCAAGAATTTATGGCAAGAAATAAGAAAAATTTGAAGGGCCTTTGCCAATAA
- the GDAP1 gene encoding ganglioside-induced differentiation-associated protein 1: protein MADEKQDQTASRMLLPEGDSKADAKLILYHWTQSFSSQKVRLVIAEKDLKCEEHDVSLPLSEHNEPWFMRLNATGEVPVLVHGENIICDATQIIDYLEETFVNEKTPRLMPEEGSMYYPRVQHYRELLDSLPMDAYTHGCILHPELAVDSMIPAYATTRIRSQIGNTESELKKLAEENPDLQDAYIAKQKRLKSKLMDHDNIKYLKKILDELEKVLDQVETELQRRNEETPENEQQPWLCGEFFSLADVSLAVTLHRLKFIGLARRSWGNGKRPNLEIYYNRVLKRTTFHKVLGHVNNILISAVLPTAFRVAKKRAPRVFGTTLLVGFLAGIGYFAFICLRKRFANMLVSIRASHSYL from the exons ATGGCAGACGAGAAGCAGGATCAGACTGCAAGCAGAATGCTTCTGCCAGAAGGAGATTCCAAGGCAGATGCCAAACTTATTCTGTATCACTGGACACAGTCATTCAGTTCCCAGAAG GTGCGTTTGGTGATTGCTGAAAAAGACCTGAAATGTGAAGAGCATGATGTAAGCCTTCCCTTGAGTGAACACAATGAGCCTTGGTTCATGCGCCTCAATGCAACTGGAGAGGTTCCTGTCCTCGTTCATGGAGAAAATATCATTTGTGATGCTACTCAGATCATTGACTACCTTGAAGAGACTTTTGTGAATG AAAAAACTCCAAGGCTAATGCCAGAAGAAGGAAGCATGTACTACCCAAGGGTTCAGCACTACAGGGAGCTCTTGGATTCCTTGCCAATGGATGCCTATACACATGGCTGCATTTTGCACCCTGAATTAGCAGTAGACTCTATGATTCCAGCTTATGCCACAACTAGAATTCGCA GCCAAATAGGAAACACTGAATCTGAATTAAAGAAGCTTGCTGAAGAAAACCCAGATCTGCAAGATGCATATATCGCAAAACAGAAACGTCTTAAA AGTAAACTTATGGATCATGATAACATAAAGTACTTAAAGAAAATACTGGATGAACTGGAAAAAGTTTTGGATCAGGTTGAGACTgagttgcaaagaagaaatgaagaaacaCCCG AAAATGAGCAGCAACCCTGGCTCTGTGGTGAATTTTTCAGCTTGGCTGATGTATCCCTTGCTGTTACACTGCATCGTTTGAAATTCATTGGACTGGCAAGGAGAAGCTGGGGAAATGGAAAGCGACCCAACTTGGAAATTTACTACAATCGGGTCTTGAAGAGAACAACATTTCACAAAGTTCTAGGACACGTCAACAACATATTAATCTCAGCAGTTCTTCCAACTGCATTTCGGGTGGCCAAGAAGAGGGCACCTAGAGTTTTTGGCACTACTCTTTTGGTTGGTTTCCTAGCAGGAATAGGGTACTTTGCTTTCATTTGTCTTCGGAAGAGATTTGCCAATATGCTGGTATCTATTAGAGCAAGTCACAGTTATCTGTAG